From a single Microbacterium murale genomic region:
- a CDS encoding RNA polymerase sigma factor encodes MSTDNEIIARSLHEPGAFSEIFERHVGPVGGYIRRRVGVDAVDDVLSETFLVAFRRRKAFDPRRESARPWLLGIATRLVKSHRAVEARQWRAFEASASAESDSEMPHAVADSRLDADSALRELAPRIAALSTKDRDTLLLYAWADLTYEQIADALNVPVGTVRSRLNRVRRKLAPPGSRGATRLTPIVHAMAKEESDVSYGTSA; translated from the coding sequence GTGAGCACAGACAACGAGATCATCGCGCGGTCACTCCACGAACCCGGAGCGTTCTCCGAGATCTTCGAGCGGCACGTCGGCCCCGTCGGCGGGTACATCCGTCGTCGGGTCGGCGTGGACGCCGTCGACGATGTGCTGAGCGAGACCTTCCTCGTCGCGTTTCGTCGCCGGAAGGCGTTCGATCCGAGGCGGGAATCCGCGCGTCCATGGCTGCTGGGCATCGCGACGCGGCTGGTGAAGAGCCACCGCGCGGTGGAGGCGCGGCAGTGGCGGGCGTTCGAAGCATCGGCCTCTGCCGAGTCGGACTCAGAAATGCCGCACGCGGTAGCGGATTCGCGGCTGGATGCCGACTCCGCGCTGCGTGAGCTGGCGCCGCGAATCGCCGCACTTTCCACGAAGGACCGCGACACGTTGCTGCTGTACGCCTGGGCTGATCTGACGTACGAGCAGATCGCGGATGCCCTGAACGTGCCGGTGGGCACCGTGCGCTCTCGTCTGAATCGCGTTCGCCGCAAGCTCGCACCACCGGGATCGCGTGGTGCGACCCGGTTGACACCCATAGTCCACGCGATGGCAAAGGAGGAGAGCGATGTCTCTTATGGAACGAGTGCGTGA
- a CDS encoding GNAT family N-acetyltransferase, with amino-acid sequence MSIEVRPATVFDDVATLVGPKKPTSNVCFCLSYRIGSKENVALRGEERAKRVRELCDHDPPPGVIAYLDDEPVGWAAVHPRRDTSFARNRLIPHVDELDIWSLWCFRVRPGYRKQGIMHALISGAVAHAAESGAPAIEGYPVDNRGERVNQTMMYVGTKALFESAGFSHAADTASVLDGFPRVLMRLGLR; translated from the coding sequence ATGAGCATCGAAGTTCGGCCGGCGACGGTCTTCGACGACGTCGCGACGCTGGTAGGCCCGAAGAAGCCGACGTCGAACGTGTGCTTCTGCCTGAGCTATCGGATCGGGAGCAAGGAGAATGTCGCTCTGCGCGGTGAAGAGCGTGCAAAACGGGTGCGCGAACTGTGCGACCACGACCCGCCGCCGGGTGTGATCGCCTACCTCGATGACGAGCCCGTTGGCTGGGCGGCGGTACATCCAAGGCGCGACACGAGCTTCGCGCGCAACCGGCTGATTCCGCACGTGGATGAACTCGATATCTGGTCGCTGTGGTGCTTCAGAGTCAGGCCGGGATACCGGAAGCAGGGGATCATGCACGCGCTGATCTCCGGAGCGGTCGCCCATGCTGCCGAATCGGGTGCCCCCGCCATCGAGGGCTATCCGGTCGACAACCGGGGCGAGCGAGTGAACCAGACCATGATGTACGTCGGAACGAAGGCGCTTTTCGAATCGGCCGGGTTCAGCCACGCGGCAGACACCGCGTCAGTGCTGGACGGGTTCCCGCGCGTGCTCATGCGACTCGGTCTTCGTTGA
- a CDS encoding RluA family pseudouridine synthase encodes MESRSLPVPDGLEGARVDAALAKMLGFSRTFAAEVAEAGGVSLDGTTLGKSDRLHAGGWLSVEWQPKEEPKIIPVVVPDLGIIHDDDDIVVVDKPSGVAAHPSQGWDGPTVLGALAGAGFRIATSGAAERAGIVHRLDVGTSGLMVVAKTESAYTALKHAFKERTVEKVYHAVVQGHPDPLAGTIDAPIGRHPNHSWKFAVTPTGKDSVTHYETLEAFPGASLLEIHLETGRTHQIRVHMAAHRHPCVGDPLYGADPTISARLGLTRQWLHAHRLGFTHPATGEWVQFESPYPADFVHALEILRGD; translated from the coding sequence ATGGAGTCCCGGTCGCTGCCGGTTCCTGACGGGCTCGAGGGCGCGCGCGTCGATGCCGCCCTCGCGAAGATGCTCGGTTTCTCGCGCACCTTCGCCGCAGAGGTCGCCGAGGCCGGAGGCGTGAGCCTTGACGGCACCACGTTGGGCAAATCCGATCGGCTCCATGCCGGCGGATGGCTGAGTGTGGAGTGGCAGCCCAAGGAGGAGCCGAAGATCATCCCTGTCGTGGTGCCCGACCTCGGGATCATCCATGATGATGACGACATCGTCGTGGTGGACAAACCATCCGGTGTCGCCGCTCATCCGTCGCAGGGCTGGGACGGACCGACCGTGCTCGGCGCTCTCGCAGGCGCGGGTTTCCGGATCGCCACCAGCGGTGCGGCCGAACGTGCCGGCATTGTTCATCGGCTGGACGTCGGCACGAGCGGTCTGATGGTGGTCGCGAAGACCGAGTCCGCCTATACGGCCCTGAAGCACGCCTTCAAGGAGCGGACCGTCGAGAAGGTCTACCACGCCGTGGTGCAGGGGCATCCCGACCCGCTCGCCGGGACGATCGACGCACCGATCGGGCGGCACCCGAATCACTCGTGGAAGTTCGCCGTCACTCCGACGGGTAAGGACTCTGTCACGCACTACGAGACGCTCGAGGCGTTTCCCGGGGCCTCGCTTCTCGAAATCCATCTGGAGACCGGACGCACGCACCAGATCCGCGTGCACATGGCAGCTCACCGGCATCCGTGCGTCGGCGATCCGCTCTACGGGGCCGACCCGACGATCTCAGCCCGGCTGGGGCTCACCAGGCAGTGGCTGCATGCGCACCGACTCGGATTCACACACCCGGCGACGGGGGAGTGGGTGCAGTTCGAATCGCCGTATCCCGCCGATTTCGTGCATGCGTTGGAGATTCTGCGCGGAGACTGA
- the lspA gene encoding signal peptidase II, whose amino-acid sequence MPGRRPLSRSAAGIIVAILAALVLAADQFVKHLTIEHLPLHEVVPVLGDFLQLYYIRNSGAAFSLGSEVTWIFTIALTVVAGIIIWKAFGLRSRLWAVVLGLLLGGVLGNLTDRLLREPGFAVGHVVDMISMPWMMPAIFNVADIFIVGGMIAVALLVVLGLRFDGTREKDDVAPDADTDADSTADAEAVADVDKSEVPVDTEPEQAT is encoded by the coding sequence TTGCCAGGACGTCGTCCACTTAGTCGGTCGGCGGCCGGCATCATCGTTGCGATTCTCGCTGCGCTGGTGCTGGCCGCCGATCAGTTTGTGAAGCACCTCACCATCGAGCATCTGCCTCTGCATGAGGTCGTGCCGGTTCTCGGTGATTTCCTTCAGCTGTACTACATCCGCAACTCTGGTGCGGCGTTCTCGCTCGGCAGCGAAGTGACGTGGATCTTCACGATCGCGCTCACCGTCGTCGCCGGCATCATCATCTGGAAGGCCTTCGGCCTGCGTTCACGGCTGTGGGCGGTTGTGCTGGGGCTGCTGCTGGGCGGCGTGCTCGGCAACCTCACCGATCGGCTGCTGCGCGAGCCGGGGTTCGCCGTCGGACATGTCGTGGACATGATCTCGATGCCGTGGATGATGCCCGCGATCTTCAACGTGGCCGACATCTTCATCGTGGGCGGAATGATCGCCGTCGCACTCCTCGTCGTGCTCGGCTTGCGTTTCGATGGCACGCGCGAGAAGGACGATGTCGCACCGGATGCTGACACGGATGCCGACTCCACCGCTGATGCGGAGGCCGTCGCCGACGTCGATAAGTCTGAGGTTCCGGTCGACACTGAGCCCGAACAGGCCACCTGA
- a CDS encoding YggT family protein has product MTALVSVIASIIHLVLLIYIFVLFARLILDYIPLFNREWRPKGAGLIAAELVYTVTDPPIRLFRRFIPPLRIGTLSLDFGFTFTMLAVLILMSIVRAFISV; this is encoded by the coding sequence GTGACCGCACTGGTCTCGGTGATCGCATCGATCATTCATCTGGTCCTGCTGATCTACATCTTCGTGCTCTTCGCACGACTGATTCTCGACTACATCCCGCTGTTCAATCGTGAATGGCGGCCGAAGGGTGCCGGCCTCATCGCGGCAGAACTCGTCTACACGGTGACCGACCCTCCGATCCGGCTGTTCCGGCGCTTCATCCCTCCACTGCGCATCGGCACGCTCTCGCTGGATTTCGGGTTCACCTTCACCATGCTCGCTGTACTGATCCTGATGTCGATCGTGCGCGCGTTCATCTCCGTCTGA
- a CDS encoding cell division protein SepF, protein MGNPLKKTMVYLGLADEEEAYEEQLAPAPARAHRERDRERDHEEAPPAPVTPLRRPVAVRQPAAGTVNEILTVHPKQYRDAQLIAESFREGVPVIINLSQMSDADARRLIDFASGLSLGLYGRIERVTSKVFLLSPENIAVSGHGGIASADPESAGFDQS, encoded by the coding sequence ATGGGAAACCCGCTCAAGAAGACCATGGTGTACCTGGGACTCGCCGATGAGGAAGAGGCCTACGAAGAGCAGCTGGCTCCAGCCCCTGCTCGGGCCCACCGCGAGCGTGATCGCGAGCGCGACCACGAAGAGGCCCCACCGGCACCGGTGACGCCGCTGCGCCGCCCTGTGGCCGTGCGTCAGCCCGCCGCGGGCACGGTCAACGAGATCCTCACCGTGCACCCCAAGCAGTACCGGGACGCGCAGCTGATCGCAGAGAGCTTCCGCGAGGGTGTTCCGGTGATCATCAACCTGTCGCAGATGAGCGATGCTGACGCGCGTCGGCTGATCGACTTCGCCAGCGGTCTCTCCCTCGGCCTGTACGGCCGCATCGAGCGCGTCACCAGCAAGGTGTTCCTGCTCTCGCCGGAGAACATCGCGGTGTCGGGTCATGGTGGTATCGCGAGCGCAGATCCGGAGTCTGCGGGCTTCGATCAGTCGTAA
- a CDS encoding YggS family pyridoxal phosphate-dependent enzyme produces MTDLAARLSAIDSQIADAARTAGRDVTEITRIVVTKFHPASLVRELHALGVRDVGENRQQELEAKRAELNGADALDGLRWHFIGQAQTNKAASIRRNADAVHSVDRAKLADALHRAAGEADHDVLDVLVQVNLTDDAGRGGVVPVDAPRLAEHILTLPSLRLRGVMGVAPLDEDPASAFARLNDVADAIRSVDAEATWISAGMTGDFAEAIAAGATHLRIGSAITGPRPDRG; encoded by the coding sequence TTGACCGACCTTGCTGCGCGGCTGTCCGCGATCGATTCGCAGATCGCGGATGCCGCGCGTACCGCAGGACGCGACGTCACGGAGATCACCCGCATCGTGGTGACGAAGTTCCATCCGGCATCCCTCGTACGAGAACTGCACGCCCTCGGTGTCCGTGATGTCGGCGAGAATCGGCAACAGGAACTCGAGGCGAAGAGAGCCGAGCTGAACGGGGCTGACGCGCTCGATGGGCTGCGCTGGCATTTCATCGGGCAGGCGCAGACCAACAAGGCTGCGTCCATCCGACGCAACGCGGATGCCGTGCATTCGGTCGACCGTGCCAAGCTCGCAGATGCGCTGCACAGAGCGGCGGGTGAGGCGGATCACGATGTGCTCGATGTACTCGTGCAGGTCAACCTCACGGACGATGCCGGTCGCGGTGGCGTCGTACCTGTGGATGCGCCGCGTCTCGCCGAACACATCCTGACGCTGCCGTCCCTGCGACTGCGGGGGGTCATGGGCGTCGCGCCGCTCGATGAGGATCCGGCATCCGCCTTCGCACGACTGAACGACGTCGCTGATGCCATCCGGTCGGTCGATGCGGAGGCCACATGGATCTCCGCCGGCATGACCGGCGATTTCGCCGAGGCGATCGCCGCAGGTGCGACACACCTGCGGATCGGCTCGGCAATCACAGGACCCCGGCCCGACCGGGGTTAA
- the ftsZ gene encoding cell division protein FtsZ: MSQNQNYLAVIKVVGVGGGGVNAVNRMIDLGLRGVEFIAVNTDAQALLMSDADVKLDVGRELTRGLGAGADPEVGRRAAEDHAEEIEQALTGADMVFVTAGEGGGTGTGGAPVVARIAKSIGALTIGVVTKPFSFEGRRRQSQAEAGVSKLKEEVDTLIVVPNDRLLEISDRGISMIEAFATADQVLLAGVQGITDLITTPGLINLDFADVKSVMQGAGSALMGIGSARGADRAIKAAELAVESPLLEASIEGAHGVLLSIQGGSNLGIFEIHDAADLVKEAAHPEANIIFGTVIDDTLGDEVRVTVIAAGFDGGGPSLRLDPMVVSRPTAETLPEVSLSDDSEAPAVEQKQNEAPVPAPRVAATSLEPAFADDDIDIPEFLK; encoded by the coding sequence ATGAGCCAGAACCAGAACTACCTCGCCGTGATCAAGGTCGTCGGCGTCGGCGGTGGCGGCGTCAACGCCGTCAATCGCATGATCGATCTCGGCCTTCGTGGGGTCGAGTTCATCGCTGTCAACACTGACGCGCAGGCGCTGCTCATGAGCGACGCCGACGTCAAGCTCGATGTGGGCCGAGAGCTGACCCGCGGTCTCGGCGCAGGCGCCGACCCCGAGGTCGGTCGTCGTGCTGCCGAGGATCACGCCGAAGAGATCGAGCAGGCGCTCACCGGCGCCGACATGGTCTTCGTCACCGCGGGTGAGGGCGGCGGAACCGGCACCGGCGGCGCCCCGGTCGTCGCACGGATCGCGAAGTCGATCGGCGCGCTCACCATCGGCGTCGTCACCAAGCCGTTCTCGTTCGAGGGTCGCCGCCGTCAGAGCCAGGCTGAGGCCGGCGTCTCCAAGCTGAAGGAAGAGGTCGACACCCTCATCGTGGTGCCCAACGATCGGCTGCTGGAGATCAGCGACCGCGGCATCTCGATGATCGAGGCGTTCGCCACGGCCGACCAGGTCCTCCTCGCCGGTGTGCAGGGCATCACCGACCTGATCACCACCCCCGGTCTCATCAACCTCGACTTCGCCGACGTCAAGTCGGTCATGCAGGGTGCCGGGTCCGCATTGATGGGCATCGGCTCCGCGCGCGGCGCCGATCGCGCGATCAAGGCCGCCGAACTCGCCGTCGAATCGCCCCTGCTGGAGGCATCCATCGAGGGTGCGCACGGTGTGCTGCTCTCGATCCAGGGTGGTTCGAACCTCGGTATCTTCGAGATTCACGACGCTGCCGACCTCGTCAAGGAAGCAGCGCACCCCGAGGCGAACATCATCTTCGGTACGGTCATCGACGACACGCTCGGCGACGAGGTACGCGTCACGGTGATCGCTGCCGGCTTCGACGGCGGGGGACCGTCGCTTCGACTCGACCCGATGGTCGTCTCGCGACCGACGGCAGAGACTCTGCCCGAGGTCTCCCTGTCCGATGACTCGGAGGCGCCTGCCGTCGAGCAGAAGCAGAACGAGGCCCCGGTGCCGGCACCGCGTGTCGCGGCGACGAGCCTGGAGCCTGCATTCGCTGATGACGACATCGACATTCCTGAGTTCCTGAAGTAG
- a CDS encoding FtsQ-type POTRA domain-containing protein: MRRPAPLPTPPEQQTKPASGRSSHRVRDEGADPAVAASSAAEPVVAIGSVEDERADAAGAEPESSDGLTAGDVWRAARARRKALRAEIRRFTQRSRRSRLIWLCAIGAVVLLIGGSVAAAYSPLFAVEKITVAGASTLDAASVEAALDDQLGTPLALISESEVKAALIAFPLIETYALEAKPPHDLVVRIVERTPIGVIESGAGFTLVDAAGVALSTTPDRPEGQPVITVDGGIESDAFESVGLVVRSLPADVRSMVTDVSASTLDDVTLKLSSGLTVVWGSADRSVYKARVLATAMLANPAAHEIDVSSPDVVVAG, translated from the coding sequence ATGCGTCGCCCGGCCCCGCTTCCCACTCCGCCGGAGCAGCAGACGAAGCCTGCATCTGGTCGCTCTTCTCATCGCGTGCGCGACGAGGGCGCGGATCCGGCTGTCGCTGCATCGTCGGCGGCCGAACCGGTCGTTGCGATCGGGAGCGTCGAGGACGAGCGAGCGGATGCCGCGGGTGCTGAACCCGAATCATCGGACGGTCTCACCGCCGGCGACGTCTGGCGGGCTGCCCGCGCCCGTCGCAAGGCCCTCCGCGCGGAGATCCGTCGTTTCACGCAGCGCTCGCGCCGCAGTCGTCTGATCTGGCTCTGCGCGATCGGGGCGGTCGTCCTGTTGATCGGCGGAAGCGTCGCGGCGGCGTACAGTCCGCTGTTCGCCGTCGAGAAGATCACGGTCGCCGGGGCATCGACGCTGGATGCGGCATCCGTGGAGGCGGCGCTGGACGACCAACTCGGAACGCCGCTTGCACTCATCAGCGAGAGCGAGGTCAAGGCGGCGCTCATCGCGTTCCCACTGATCGAGACCTATGCGCTCGAAGCCAAGCCGCCGCACGATCTGGTGGTTCGTATCGTGGAGCGCACCCCGATCGGAGTGATCGAATCCGGCGCCGGCTTCACCCTCGTCGACGCCGCAGGAGTCGCCCTGTCGACGACGCCGGATCGTCCGGAAGGGCAGCCGGTGATAACCGTCGACGGCGGCATCGAATCCGATGCGTTCGAGTCGGTCGGACTGGTCGTGCGGTCGCTGCCCGCCGATGTGCGGAGCATGGTCACGGATGTCTCCGCGTCGACGCTGGATGACGTCACACTGAAGCTCTCGAGCGGACTCACGGTGGTCTGGGGGAGCGCAGATCGTTCCGTCTACAAGGCCAGGGTGTTGGCGACCGCGATGCTGGCGAATCCCGCCGCGCACGAGATCGACGTGTCCTCTCCCGACGTCGTCGTCGCGGGCTGA
- the murC gene encoding UDP-N-acetylmuramate--L-alanine ligase, whose protein sequence is MIRPDLSLPIPDSITAAHFIGIGGSGMSGLAKMFLDAGIRVSGSDRADSDALRSLAAAGATVHVGHDAAHLGDADTVVHTGAIWPENPEFVTAKERGLHVIHRSQALHWLIGARRLVSVAGAHGKTTSTGMIVTALQSLGADPNFVNGGVIEQLGTSSATGADDLFVVEADESDGTFLLYDTAIALITNVDPDHLDHYGSDDAFHDAFIRFADAASEAVVISSDDPGALRVRAGLSHPNVIGFGVAADADVRLTDVSTAGPVAATLTYQGRSERLQLVVPGEHNAINAAGAVAVLLTLGHDLADAVRAVEDFAGTVRRFELHGVERGVSVFDDYAHHPTEVKAALEAARSVVGDGRLIAIQQPHTYSRTQHMYREFAEVLETYADHTVMLDVYGAREDPVPGVTGALVSDAFSDQEHVHYVVDWQEAADYTATVAREGDYVITLGCGNVYLIIPQVLESLRRTTGV, encoded by the coding sequence ATGATCAGACCTGACCTCTCCCTCCCGATCCCGGACTCCATCACCGCTGCCCACTTCATCGGGATCGGCGGATCCGGTATGAGCGGACTCGCGAAGATGTTCCTCGATGCAGGCATTCGCGTGTCCGGATCCGATCGGGCCGACAGCGACGCGCTGCGGTCGCTCGCCGCCGCCGGCGCCACCGTGCACGTCGGTCACGATGCGGCGCACCTCGGCGACGCCGACACCGTCGTCCACACCGGTGCGATCTGGCCGGAGAACCCCGAGTTCGTCACCGCCAAAGAACGCGGCCTGCATGTCATCCACCGCTCGCAGGCGCTGCACTGGCTCATCGGCGCGCGACGCCTGGTCTCCGTCGCCGGCGCGCACGGCAAGACGACATCGACCGGAATGATCGTCACGGCGTTGCAGTCACTCGGCGCCGACCCGAACTTCGTCAACGGCGGCGTGATCGAGCAGCTGGGCACATCCAGCGCGACTGGCGCGGATGACCTCTTCGTCGTCGAGGCCGATGAGTCCGACGGCACGTTCCTGCTGTACGACACGGCGATCGCCCTGATCACGAATGTCGACCCGGACCACCTCGACCACTACGGATCGGATGACGCCTTCCACGACGCGTTCATCCGCTTCGCGGACGCGGCGAGCGAAGCCGTGGTGATCTCCAGCGACGATCCAGGCGCTCTCCGGGTGAGGGCAGGACTGTCGCATCCGAACGTGATCGGTTTCGGCGTCGCCGCTGACGCCGACGTGCGTCTGACTGATGTCTCCACCGCCGGCCCCGTGGCCGCCACCCTCACATATCAGGGACGGAGCGAGCGTCTGCAGCTGGTCGTACCGGGCGAGCACAACGCGATCAACGCGGCGGGCGCTGTGGCGGTGCTCCTGACGCTCGGCCATGATCTCGCTGACGCAGTGCGCGCCGTCGAAGACTTCGCGGGGACGGTGCGCCGGTTCGAACTCCATGGAGTCGAGCGCGGTGTGAGCGTGTTCGACGACTACGCCCATCACCCCACTGAGGTGAAGGCCGCGCTGGAAGCGGCGCGCAGTGTCGTCGGCGACGGGCGGCTCATCGCGATCCAGCAGCCTCACACCTACTCGCGCACGCAGCACATGTACCGCGAGTTCGCTGAGGTTCTCGAGACTTACGCCGATCACACCGTCATGCTCGACGTCTACGGTGCACGTGAAGATCCGGTCCCCGGGGTCACAGGTGCGCTCGTCAGTGACGCGTTCAGCGACCAGGAGCACGTGCACTACGTCGTCGACTGGCAGGAGGCCGCCGACTACACCGCGACCGTCGCGCGCGAGGGCGACTACGTCATCACGCTCGGATGCGGAAACGTCTACCTGATCATCCCGCAGGTGCTCGAATCGCTGCGGCGGACGACCGGGGTCTGA
- a CDS encoding UDP-N-acetylglucosamine--N-acetylmuramyl-(pentapeptide) pyrophosphoryl-undecaprenol N-acetylglucosamine transferase → MTTYLLAGGGTAGHVNPLLAVADSLRERDPECTVLVLGTKEGLEARLVPERGYDLLIVDKVPFPRRPNKQALAFPGRFRKAIAQVRAHIREHRVDVVVGFGGYASAPAYLAARREHVPFVVHEANAKPGLANVLGARRAAGIGVAFEGTPLKGAEVVGMPLRREIVDLDRAATRSEAAAYFDLDATRPVLLVFGGSLGAQRLNEALADSWGDVLAAGWQLLHVTGERSELKDPEVPGYAVRRYVDRMDLAFALADLIVSRAGSATVSEVSALGIPAVYVPYAVGNGEQRLNAASAVAAGAAILLDDGGFTGDTVRDVIVPLLTDTARSDRMAAAAQHVGTRTGTENVIAMIDRALRPAN, encoded by the coding sequence GTGACCACGTACCTCCTTGCCGGCGGCGGCACCGCCGGCCACGTCAACCCGCTGCTCGCCGTCGCCGATTCGCTGCGTGAGCGCGACCCGGAGTGTACCGTCCTCGTGCTCGGCACGAAGGAGGGATTGGAGGCACGGCTCGTTCCAGAGCGGGGCTACGACCTCCTGATCGTCGACAAGGTGCCCTTCCCTCGGCGACCGAACAAGCAGGCGCTCGCGTTCCCCGGACGATTCCGGAAGGCGATCGCGCAGGTGCGCGCGCACATCCGCGAACACCGCGTGGATGTCGTCGTCGGCTTCGGCGGTTACGCGTCGGCACCGGCCTACCTCGCCGCACGCAGAGAGCACGTGCCGTTCGTCGTGCACGAGGCCAACGCGAAGCCGGGACTGGCCAATGTGCTGGGCGCCCGGCGTGCCGCGGGAATCGGTGTCGCCTTCGAAGGAACCCCGCTCAAGGGCGCCGAAGTGGTCGGGATGCCGTTGCGACGCGAGATCGTCGATCTCGACCGTGCTGCGACCCGCTCGGAGGCCGCAGCGTATTTCGACCTCGACGCCACTCGGCCCGTGCTGCTGGTCTTCGGGGGCTCGCTCGGTGCGCAGCGTCTGAACGAGGCACTTGCAGACTCCTGGGGCGACGTGCTCGCAGCAGGATGGCAGCTGCTGCATGTGACGGGAGAGCGCAGCGAGCTCAAGGATCCCGAGGTGCCCGGGTACGCCGTGCGTCGCTACGTCGACCGGATGGATCTGGCGTTCGCGCTTGCTGATCTGATCGTCTCGCGCGCCGGTTCCGCCACCGTCAGCGAGGTCAGCGCGCTCGGTATCCCCGCGGTGTATGTGCCGTACGCGGTCGGAAACGGAGAGCAGCGACTCAACGCCGCATCAGCGGTCGCCGCGGGAGCCGCGATCCTGTTGGACGACGGCGGCTTCACAGGTGACACCGTCCGTGACGTCATCGTGCCGTTGCTGACCGACACCGCGCGCTCAGACCGGATGGCGGCTGCCGCTCAGCATGTCGGCACACGTACCGGCACGGAGAACGTCATCGCGATGATCGACCGTGCGCTCAGGCCCGCGAATTAG
- the ftsW gene encoding putative lipid II flippase FtsW has protein sequence MTQVARPPAEAGQRRGLAARVSLGRIFTPPSSEFVLIASTALLLTVFGIIMVISATSATESGVMDTAIKQAMFAAVGIPLMFLVSRLPIAFLKKMAWPALILATMLQLLVFVPGIGVENDGNRNWINVAGFSLQPSEFLKLAIALWVAYVLLRKRVLLGIWHHVFIPVIPVSLLAIGTVMAGHDLGTVMVLVLILLGCLFFAGVKLRLFIIPVLLGVVGVIALAVLSPDRMRRISAVCTDMTNYENDCYQSIHAVWGMANGGIFGLGLGNSQEKYGWLPAAANDFIFAIVGEELGLIGCLVVLGLFTFFAVGAFHIMRKTTDPFIRVAAGGITVWILGQALINIGVVIGVFPVLGVPLPFMSQGGTALLAVLLACGVLLAFARTIPASSRGKVTR, from the coding sequence ATGACACAGGTAGCCCGCCCACCCGCTGAGGCAGGGCAGCGTCGGGGCCTCGCCGCACGCGTCTCGCTGGGGCGCATCTTCACACCGCCGTCGAGCGAGTTCGTCCTCATCGCCTCCACCGCGCTGCTGTTGACGGTGTTCGGGATCATCATGGTGATCTCCGCCACCAGCGCGACGGAGTCCGGCGTGATGGACACCGCCATCAAGCAGGCCATGTTCGCCGCCGTCGGCATCCCGTTGATGTTCCTGGTCAGTCGTCTGCCCATCGCCTTCCTGAAGAAGATGGCGTGGCCTGCCCTCATCCTCGCCACGATGCTGCAGCTGCTCGTCTTCGTCCCCGGCATCGGCGTCGAGAACGACGGCAACCGGAACTGGATCAACGTCGCCGGATTCTCGCTGCAGCCATCGGAGTTCCTCAAGCTCGCGATCGCCCTGTGGGTCGCGTACGTGCTTCTGCGCAAGCGCGTACTGCTCGGCATCTGGCACCACGTCTTCATCCCTGTGATCCCGGTCTCCCTGCTGGCGATCGGGACCGTCATGGCCGGGCACGACCTCGGCACGGTCATGGTGCTCGTGCTCATCCTTCTCGGCTGTCTTTTCTTCGCCGGCGTCAAACTGCGCCTGTTCATCATCCCGGTGCTGCTCGGCGTGGTCGGAGTCATCGCCCTCGCCGTGCTGAGTCCCGACCGCATGAGGCGCATCTCGGCCGTGTGCACCGACATGACCAACTACGAGAACGACTGCTACCAGTCGATCCATGCCGTGTGGGGCATGGCGAACGGTGGGATCTTCGGTCTCGGTCTCGGCAACTCGCAGGAGAAGTACGGCTGGCTTCCCGCTGCCGCCAACGACTTCATCTTCGCCATCGTCGGCGAAGAACTCGGGCTCATAGGATGCCTCGTGGTCCTCGGGCTGTTCACGTTCTTCGCCGTCGGTGCCTTCCACATCATGCGCAAGACGACGGACCCGTTCATCCGCGTTGCGGCCGGCGGTATCACCGTCTGGATCCTCGGTCAGGCGCTCATCAACATCGGTGTCGTCATCGGCGTCTTCCCGGTGTTGGGCGTGCCGCTCCCGTTCATGTCCCAGGGCGGTACGGCGCTGCTCGCTGTGCTGCTGGCCTGCGGCGTGCTGCTCGCTTTCGCTCGCACGATCCCCGCATCCTCGCGGGGTAAAGTCACCAGGTGA